The Parvibaculum sp. DNA segment GGTTGGCCGTTTCGGCGCGTGTCTTCTCCGCCGCGTATTTCTCGGCAAGGTCCACCAGTTGCCGCGCCTGCTCCTGCAGCTTCCGCCGCGAGGCTTCGAGGTCGCGCACGGTCTTTTCGAGCGCCAGCTTGTTGTCGGTCAGTGCCGCTTCCTGGCCCTTGATTGCGGTGATGTCGGTGCCGACATTCACGAGCCCGCCGCTCTTGGTGCGCCGCTCGCTGATCTGCAGCCAGCGCCCGGTCGGCAGTCGGATTTCGCTGATGCCATCGACGCCGGCTTCCGGCCACGCATCGGCAAGCCCGCCCCGCGCCATCACCTCGGCCCGCGCCGCGCCGGCGCGCAACGCGCCATCGTCGAGATTGAGAAACTCGGCAAATTTGCTGTTGGCTGTGACGAGCCGGTTGCCTGCGTCCCACAGCACGAAGGCCTCGCCGACACTTTCGATCGCATCGCGCAGCCGTTCGTTCGCTTCCGAGACGCGCGCCTCGGCGATCTTCTGGTCGGTAATGTCGATGGTGATGCCGACAAGCCGCTCATTGCCGGTCCGCCCGCCGCCCCACACTTGTCCCTTGGCATGCATCCACACGAAGTTTCCATCGGCATGGCGCAGCCGGAAAATCGTGTCGTAGGAACGCGACGGCCGGTCCGCCGCTTCCATGATTTCGTCGATGGCGCTCGCATCGTCGGGATGCGCCAGCGCCTTCACTTCGGCCGGCGTCAGCCGTTTCGACGGCTGCTTCAGCCCCACCATGTCGAACATCGCCGACGACCAGTAGATGCGGTTCGCAGAGATATCCCAGTCCCAGATGCCGCAGCGCGCGCCGGCAAAGGCCATGTCGAAGCGATGCTGGTTTTCGATCAGCGCGGCGTCGGCTTCGATCTTGCTCTCGCGCAGCCGCACCAGCATGTAGGCGAGCACCATGTAGCCGGCCGACAGCAGCGCCGAAAATACAAGCGCGCGGGATTCCCCGTCCTGGAAATAGAGCGCGCCGTTGAGCGCGGCCAGCGCGACGCCGGAAATGCCGAGCGCGATCCGCGGCAACAGGCCGGCCGGCAGCACGCGGCGGCGGCGTGGCGCCTCGTCTTCCCATTTCAGGGCGTCGGATCGTGTGGTGGTCGCGTCGGACATGCGTCGCCTGATCCCGATGAAACGTCTGGAGGCCGGGCTGAATCTAGCACCGCCGGACGTTTGCTTCCCGCCCGAATCAGGCGGTGCAAAACGATGATTCGGCCTCGGCTCCGGCTTGTCCATAGGCGGCGTTTACTTTTTGTTAACCGATGCAAATAGGACTCACCCGACTCATGGCGAATCGCGGTTAACGCCCGGTTAAATCTCTGTGCCGCTTCGGGCCGTTGGCGGGGTCAACCGAGCGTCTTGCTGGCGATTTCGTACACATCGCGCGAAAGCCGCTCGCCGGCCGCGACGCGCTTGAGCTGCCGGGCCATCGCGTTCCGCCGCTTCGGCTCGAATTGCCGCCAGCTCTTGAAGGCGCCCAGCAGCCTTGCCGCCACCTGCGGATTGAGCGCGTCGAGCTCCAGCACCTTGTCGGCGACGAACTCGTAGCCCTTGCCGTCGGCGCTGTGAAAACGGAGCTGGTTCATGGTCGCGAATGCGGTGATGAGCGCCCGCACCTTGTTGGGGTTGCGCATTGTGAAAGCTGGATGCCCCGTCAGCCGCTTCACCTCGCCAAGCGTCCCCGGCAGCGCCGACATCGCCTGGATCGACAGCCACTTGTCCATCACCAGATGATTGTCCTTCCACCGCGCATAAAATTTCTCGAGCGCCGCCACGCGTTCGGGACAATCGATATGGGCCAGCACCGAAAGCGCCGCGATTTCGTCGGTCATGTTGTCGGCCTGCGCGAATTGCGCCGCCGCCAGTTCGACGCCCTCAGGGCCGGGCCCGACCGCCAGATAGGCGAGGCAGGCGTTCCGGAGCGCGCGCTTGCCGGCATGTGCCGCGTCCGGGCTGTAGGGCCCGTCGATGGCAAGCGCGTGATAAGCCGCCAGCAGTTCGTCCTTCAGTTGCGCTGCGATCGAGGCGCGCAACCCTTCCCGCGCCGCATGGATCGCATCGACATCGACATCCTTGCCGATCGCCTGCGCCAGCGTCTGCTCGCTCGGCAGCACGATCATCTGCGCCGCGAAATCGGGATCGGTCTTTTTCGAGACCAGAAGCTTGCGGATCGTTTCGGCAAAGGCTGTGCCCTTGCGCGGCGCGCCGCCCTTTTTCTGTGCATCCACCATCGCGATCAGCAACCCGGTCGCGTAGCGCTGCGCCGCTTCCCAGCGATTGAAACTGTCGCTGTCATGCGCCATCAGGAACACGAGGTCGCGTTCCTTGAGGTTGGTGCTGAGCTTGACCGGCGCGGTGAAGCCCCGCAGCAGCGACGGCACCGGCTTGTCCGCAACATTGCGGAAGCGCCATGTCGCCTCGCGCTCCGTCAGGCTGAGCACGCGCGTTGTCGCGCCGGGTTTCTCTTCGCCGTCGAGTTGCAGCTTGATGTCCCGGCCGTCGGGTCCGACAAGCCCGAGCGCGATCGGAATGTGATAGGGCTCCTTCACCGGCTGTCCCGGCGTCGGCGCACACACCTGGCTGAGCTTCAGCGTATAGGTCTTGCGCGCCGCGTCGTAGCGCCCCGATGCCAGCACCTCCGGCGTGCCCGACTGGCTGTACCAGCGCTTGAACTGCGCAAGATCGAGCTTCGCCCCGTCGGCCAGCGCATCGAGAAAATTCTCGACCGTCGCGGCCTCGCCGTCATGGCGCTCGAAATAGAGATCCATGCCCTTGCGAAAACGCTTCGGCCCGGCAAGCGTATGGATCATCCGGCAGAGCTCGGCGCCTTTCTCGTAGACGGTCGCCGTATAGAAATTGTTGATCTCGATATAGCTGTCCGGCCGCACGGGATGCGCCAGCGGCCCGCCATCCTCGGTAAACTGGTGCGCGCGCAACAGCCGCACGTCCGAAATCCGCTTCACCGGCCTTGAGCGCATGTCGCTGGTGAATTCTTGGTCGCGGAAAACCGTGAGGCCTTCCTTCAGGCAAAGCTGGAACCAGTCGCGGCAGGTGATGCGGTTGCCGGTCCAGTTGTGGAAATACTCATGCGCGATGATCGCCTCGATCGCCGCATAATCGGCATCCGTCGCCGTGTCGGGCCGCGCCAGGATGTATTTGTCGTTGAAGACGTTGAGACCCTTGTTCTCCATCGCCCCCATGTTGAAGGCGCTCACCGCCACGATCATGAAGATGTCGAGATCGTATTCGCGCCCGAACGCTTCCTCGTCCCATTTCATCGCCCGCTTCAGCGCTTCCATCGCATAGCCGCAGCGGTCCTCGTTGCCGCGCTCGACGAAAATCCGGAGCGTCACCTCGCGGCCCGATAGGGTGCGGAATTTGTCTTCCACATGCACGAGGTCGCCGGCGACCAGCGCGAAAAGATAGGTCGGCTTGGGAAACGGGTCGTGCCACTCGGCGAAATGCCGCCCGTCGGCGAGCTTGCCTTGCGCCACCGGATTGCCGTTCGACAGCAGCACCGGCGCCGCCTTCGCGTCGGCGACGATACGCGTCGTGAAAACCGACATCGCGTCCGGCCGGTCGAGCGAATAGGCGATGCGGCGAAAGCCTTCCGCCTCGCATTGCGTGCAATAGATGCCGCTTGAAAGATAAAGTCCCGTCAGCGCCGTGTTGTCTTCCGGCGCGCAACTCGTCAGCGTTTCGAGCGTGAACGGCCCCTCCGGCAAGTCGAGGATCGTCAGATGCTCGCCATCGGCCTGATAGGCGTTCGGCCCGAGCTTCACCCCGTCGATGGAAACCTCATGCAGCTTCAGCTTTTCGCCGTCGAGCACCAGCGGCCCCGTGCCGGCATTGCGCCGCATTTTGAGCTGCGACCTGACCCGCGTATCCGCCGGATCGAGTTCGATCTCGAGCCGGACTTCGTCGACCTTGAAAGCCGGCGGCGTGTAATCCTTCAGCCGAATAGGGCGGGGATCTTCTGTGCGCATGGGGATACTCGAAAATGGGGGCGGCGCGGCATCCGCAATCGAACCCGAATGGCATGGCGGAATTGCGGCGCGGGCGCAAGGGGTGGATGAAGGAGCGATCAAAAAAGGCCGTCATTGCGAGGCCTGAAAGGCCGAAGCAACCCAGAAGCGGCAGGCACAGACGCCTATCGCTTCTGGGTTGCTTCGTCGCTTCGCTCCTCGCAATGACGATTGAATAGGGTTGGGAAAATCTCAGGCCTTAAGCCTGCGGCCCCATGATGCTCGAAATCAGCATGTCGGCGTCCGACGCCACGGCCATCACATCGTCCGGCAGGTTCTCGCCGTTCGAACGCGCATAGTCGGCGAGCCGTTGCAGCAGCACCATGAATTTCGGCGCCGCCGCGATCACCTTGGCTTGCAGTTCCACGCGGTCGGGCGTCAGGTCGTATTCGACGCCGGGCACGCGCCAGCCGCCGCCTTCGGCCGAGCCGGTGACGACCACCGGATGCGTGCCGGGCACGGGGTGGCCCGCGCATTCCTCCGCCGAGCGCCACTTGTTGGGCACCCTGACCACCTGCCACTCCTCCATCTGCGGATCGAGATGGGAGAGCGCCGAAACCTCTTCGGTCTCCAGCTCCTTCGCCGCAAAGTCGCGGCCGAGCCCGACGTCGTAATGGATGCGCAGCGGCTCATCCATGTCCTTGACCCACTGGGGCACGATCCGTTCGATCACGGCCCAGGTACCGACCGGGCGCACATAGACCCGCTGGTTTTTGTGGAACTGCGCTTTCGCCATCTGACGACGATCCTCTGGCTGCTGTGGTCCCGCCAGTATCCGCCGCCGCCGGTTATCGTCCGATTAAGGAAATGGGGCGGATTTCACTCCGCCGGGGCGCCGCCGGGCCGGATGCGGCCCGCCAGCCGCCGGAAACGCCCGCCAAGCCCGCCGATTCCGGCCCGCGCCTGCTCCATCAGCGTATAGGCGACCGGCACCACCACAAGCGTCAGCAGCGTTGAGGATATCAGCCCCCCGATAACCAGAATGCCCATGGAATTGCGAAACTCGGCCCCCTGGCTGGTCGACAGCGCCACCGGAATGAGCCCGCAAACCGTCGCGATCTGCGTCATCAGCACAGGGCGCAGCCGCACCGGCCCGGCCTTGCGCGCCGCCTCGAAGGCGCTGGCGCCGGCCGCCCGCAACTGGTTGGTGTAGTCGACCAGCAGGATGCCGTTCTTCATCACCAGCCCCATGAGCGCCAGGAGGCTGATCTGGCTGAACATGGTCATTTCCTGACCCGATATTTTCAGCGCCACAAAAGCCCCGACGAACGAGAGCGGCGCCGACAGCATGATGATCGCCGGCTGCGCAAAGCTGTTGAACTGCGAGGCGAGGATCATGTAGAGCGCGATCAGCGCCAGCATGAAGGCAAAGCCGATCGCCGCACCGGTTTCCTTCATCCGCTTCGACCGCCCCTCGGCGCTCCAGCTATAGCCCGGCGGCAGTTTCAGCTCCTCGAGATAGCGCTCGATCTCGGCCGATGCCGGCCCCAGCGCCGCGCCTTCCGGGTTGTTGGCGAGCAGCGCGATGCGCCGCGCCCGGTTCTGCCGTTCGATTTGCGCCGGCCCGCTGTCGATGGTGAAACGCGCCACATTCGGCACGTCGATGGATTGCCCGTTGGCGGCGCGCACCTGGATCATCGACAGTTTCGAAATGTCGTCGCGCTGGTCTTCCTCCAGCCGCACCCGCACATCGTAGCGCTGTCCGAATTCCTCGAACGACCCTGCCTTGACCCCGCCGATTGTCGCGCGCAGCGTCTCGGCCAGCGTGCGGATCGAAACGCCGAGATCGGCGGCGCGCCGCCGGTCGATCTGCACCTGCACCTCCGGCTTGCCGGAATCGTAGCTGGTCTTGACGTCGGCAAAGAGCGGGCTCGCCCGCATCCGGTTGGTCACTTCGTTGGCCTTTGCCTCCAGCACCGCGAGGTCCGGCCCCTGCAGCACATACATCATCGCGAATTCCGAAAAGCCGCCGCCCGAAATCCACGGCACGTCCGACAATGAAATATGTTTGGCATCGGGCGCCGCCGCCAGCATCGCCACGCGCACCCGGTCCATGATCGGAATGAAACTTTCGTCGCGCGCGTCCTTTG contains these protein-coding regions:
- a CDS encoding ATP-binding protein, whose product is MSDATTTRSDALKWEDEAPRRRRVLPAGLLPRIALGISGVALAALNGALYFQDGESRALVFSALLSAGYMVLAYMLVRLRESKIEADAALIENQHRFDMAFAGARCGIWDWDISANRIYWSSAMFDMVGLKQPSKRLTPAEVKALAHPDDASAIDEIMEAADRPSRSYDTIFRLRHADGNFVWMHAKGQVWGGGRTGNERLVGITIDITDQKIAEARVSEANERLRDAIESVGEAFVLWDAGNRLVTANSKFAEFLNLDDGALRAGAARAEVMARGGLADAWPEAGVDGISEIRLPTGRWLQISERRTKSGGLVNVGTDITAIKGQEAALTDNKLALEKTVRDLEASRRKLQEQARQLVDLAEKYAAEKTRAETANRSKSEFLANMSHELRTPLNAIIGFSEIMETGLFGDLGSPKYKEYAADIHASGAHLLELINDILDMSKIEAGRMTLETQRLPLPEVVEESLRLVSGRADVASVKIVDELGAMPPVDADKRAVKQVLLNLLSNAIKFTPAGGSIYLRGQADGGMATIAVEDTGIGIPASALPKIGRPFEQVESHHAKSHKGTGLGLALSRSLVELHGGTLTIESTEGVGTKVSFTLPLARD
- the pepN gene encoding aminopeptidase N translates to MRTEDPRPIRLKDYTPPAFKVDEVRLEIELDPADTRVRSQLKMRRNAGTGPLVLDGEKLKLHEVSIDGVKLGPNAYQADGEHLTILDLPEGPFTLETLTSCAPEDNTALTGLYLSSGIYCTQCEAEGFRRIAYSLDRPDAMSVFTTRIVADAKAAPVLLSNGNPVAQGKLADGRHFAEWHDPFPKPTYLFALVAGDLVHVEDKFRTLSGREVTLRIFVERGNEDRCGYAMEALKRAMKWDEEAFGREYDLDIFMIVAVSAFNMGAMENKGLNVFNDKYILARPDTATDADYAAIEAIIAHEYFHNWTGNRITCRDWFQLCLKEGLTVFRDQEFTSDMRSRPVKRISDVRLLRAHQFTEDGGPLAHPVRPDSYIEINNFYTATVYEKGAELCRMIHTLAGPKRFRKGMDLYFERHDGEAATVENFLDALADGAKLDLAQFKRWYSQSGTPEVLASGRYDAARKTYTLKLSQVCAPTPGQPVKEPYHIPIALGLVGPDGRDIKLQLDGEEKPGATTRVLSLTEREATWRFRNVADKPVPSLLRGFTAPVKLSTNLKERDLVFLMAHDSDSFNRWEAAQRYATGLLIAMVDAQKKGGAPRKGTAFAETIRKLLVSKKTDPDFAAQMIVLPSEQTLAQAIGKDVDVDAIHAAREGLRASIAAQLKDELLAAYHALAIDGPYSPDAAHAGKRALRNACLAYLAVGPGPEGVELAAAQFAQADNMTDEIAALSVLAHIDCPERVAALEKFYARWKDNHLVMDKWLSIQAMSALPGTLGEVKRLTGHPAFTMRNPNKVRALITAFATMNQLRFHSADGKGYEFVADKVLELDALNPQVAARLLGAFKSWRQFEPKRRNAMARQLKRVAAGERLSRDVYEIASKTLG